From Bacillota bacterium, the proteins below share one genomic window:
- the yhbY gene encoding ribosome assembly RNA-binding protein YhbY — protein sequence MLSGKQKRVLRAFATSLDPLFQIGKGGVSENLVRQVEEALKARELIKLRVLSQSPEDVRQVARSLKEQTGAEIVQIIGHNLVLYRQGEKKKIQLP from the coding sequence TTCAGGAAAACAAAAAAGGGTGCTCCGGGCTTTTGCAACGAGCCTCGATCCTCTTTTTCAAATCGGGAAAGGCGGTGTAAGCGAAAATTTAGTTCGCCAGGTAGAAGAGGCTTTAAAGGCGCGCGAGCTGATCAAGCTCCGCGTCCTTTCCCAATCTCCCGAGGATGTCAGGCAGGTCGCCCGGTCTCTCAAAGAGCAAACAGGCGCCGAAATTGTACAAATTATCGGGCATAACTTGGTTTTATACCGGCAGGGGGAGAAGAAAAAAATCCAATTACCTTAG
- the proB gene encoding glutamate 5-kinase — protein MRGFEMSDSARKVLPRARRIVVKIGTKLLCEKKGRLNLKRMENIVNDLAHLWKEKREVVLVTSGAIGAGVGRLGLKKVPQTLPEKQAAAAVGQGILMHLYESFFAPQGIIVAQVLLTRDDINLRERYLNARHTFQTLLRYRVIPIVNENDTVAVDEIRFGDNDTLAALVACLVGADLLVLLTDLEGFYTADPRKDGTGELISKITEITPEIEALAGGRGSALATGGMETKLQAAKIAMGAGIPLVIGNGMQAAILRRVVAGEEVGTFFVPQEDRMQARKRWIAYGSLVRGRVYVDRGAANALIKRGKSLLPSGVIGVEGCFEAGSVVSVIDPAGKELARGISNYSSEAVNLIKGMNTGEIRTILGDKDYDEVIHRDNLTVIPGREVAPEILEK, from the coding sequence ATGCGCGGGTTTGAAATGAGCGATTCAGCGCGTAAAGTCCTGCCGCGCGCGCGGCGGATTGTGGTAAAAATAGGAACGAAGCTCCTTTGCGAAAAAAAGGGCCGCCTTAATCTCAAGAGAATGGAAAATATCGTTAATGATCTGGCCCATTTATGGAAGGAAAAGCGCGAAGTAGTTTTAGTGACTTCAGGGGCAATCGGAGCTGGAGTAGGACGGCTGGGCTTGAAGAAGGTGCCTCAAACCCTTCCTGAGAAGCAGGCTGCTGCTGCCGTCGGCCAGGGAATTTTGATGCATCTCTACGAATCTTTTTTTGCGCCCCAGGGAATTATCGTGGCGCAGGTGCTGTTAACCAGGGATGACATCAACCTTCGGGAGCGGTACCTCAACGCCCGGCATACTTTCCAGACCCTCCTCCGATACCGCGTGATTCCCATCGTGAATGAAAATGATACCGTCGCGGTGGACGAGATTCGCTTTGGCGACAACGATACGCTTGCGGCGCTGGTTGCTTGCCTGGTTGGCGCCGATCTGCTTGTTTTATTAACCGACCTTGAGGGCTTTTATACGGCCGATCCACGTAAAGACGGGACGGGGGAGTTGATCTCGAAAATTACAGAAATTACGCCGGAAATCGAGGCCCTCGCCGGGGGCAGGGGTTCAGCCCTTGCGACAGGGGGCATGGAAACAAAACTCCAGGCGGCAAAGATAGCCATGGGTGCGGGAATTCCTCTTGTAATCGGGAACGGGATGCAGGCTGCCATCCTGAGACGGGTTGTTGCAGGGGAAGAAGTAGGAACCTTTTTTGTGCCCCAGGAAGACCGGATGCAGGCCCGGAAACGGTGGATTGCTTACGGTTCTCTTGTCAGGGGGAGGGTTTATGTTGACCGGGGCGCGGCGAACGCCCTGATTAAAAGAGGCAAAAGCCTTTTACCAAGCGGCGTGATCGGGGTGGAAGGATGCTTTGAAGCCGGTAGTGTGGTAAGCGTGATCGACCCCGCGGGAAAGGAGCTTGCAAGAGGCATCAGCAATTATTCCTCGGAGGCAGTAAATCTGATTAAGGGGATGAACACCGGGGAGATCCGGACGATCCTGGGTGATAAAGATTACGATGAGGTGATCCACCGGGATAACCTGACCGTCATTCCGGGGCGTGAAGTTGCGCCTGAAATTTTAGAGAAATAG
- a CDS encoding glutamate-5-semialdehyde dehydrogenase → MYQAELEAMGRRAKEAAYKLGGISTKTKNDALQAMARSLEERVEMILAANELDMEAGRSKGLSNALLDRLLLTPDRIREMADGLRALVALPDPVGEVIKMWTRPNGLQIGKMRVPLGVIGIIYEARPNVTVDAAGLCLKAGNAVILRGGSEAFNSNRAITQVISAAATNAGIPAGAIQLVETTDREAANLMMKMNDYIDVLIPRGGAGLIQAVVQNATVPVLETGVGNCHVYVEEDADLDMAQRIVVNAKTQRPGVCNAMETLLVHEKVAPAFLPAVAEALRAKGVELRGCPRTREILPDCLPATEEDWKTEYLDLILAIKVVDDLENALEHINTYSSKHTEAIITNSYQKARLFLQRVDAAAVFVNASTRFTDGYQFGFGAEIGISTQKLHARGPMGLEELTSIKYIIFGDGQIRT, encoded by the coding sequence ATGTACCAGGCGGAGTTAGAAGCAATGGGGAGAAGGGCGAAGGAGGCAGCCTATAAACTCGGCGGCATTTCCACAAAGACTAAAAATGATGCCCTTCAGGCGATGGCCAGGAGTCTAGAAGAACGGGTTGAAATGATTTTAGCGGCCAATGAGTTGGACATGGAGGCGGGGCGGTCGAAAGGGCTCAGTAATGCTCTGCTGGACCGTTTGCTGCTTACCCCGGACCGGATCCGGGAGATGGCTGACGGTTTGCGCGCTCTCGTTGCCCTCCCCGATCCGGTTGGAGAAGTGATCAAAATGTGGACAAGGCCCAACGGCCTCCAAATTGGAAAAATGCGGGTCCCGCTGGGTGTGATCGGGATTATCTATGAAGCCCGCCCTAATGTCACTGTTGACGCGGCAGGGCTCTGCCTCAAGGCGGGAAATGCCGTCATTTTACGGGGAGGTTCCGAGGCGTTTAATTCCAACCGCGCCATCACCCAGGTCATCAGTGCTGCCGCGACAAATGCCGGAATACCTGCCGGGGCAATTCAACTTGTCGAAACAACAGACCGCGAAGCAGCCAATCTGATGATGAAAATGAATGATTACATTGATGTTCTCATTCCCCGCGGGGGCGCCGGTCTCATCCAGGCGGTGGTCCAGAATGCGACGGTCCCGGTTTTGGAGACGGGGGTTGGCAATTGCCACGTTTATGTGGAAGAAGATGCTGACTTGGATATGGCCCAGCGCATCGTTGTGAATGCAAAAACACAGCGTCCCGGTGTATGCAATGCGATGGAAACGCTCCTTGTTCACGAAAAGGTGGCTCCGGCCTTTTTACCTGCGGTTGCCGAAGCCCTGCGGGCCAAAGGCGTGGAATTGCGAGGCTGCCCCCGGACCCGGGAAATTCTGCCGGACTGTTTACCTGCCACTGAAGAGGATTGGAAAACGGAATACCTTGATCTCATCCTTGCGATTAAGGTCGTAGACGATCTTGAAAATGCGCTGGAACACATTAACACTTATAGCAGCAAACACACAGAAGCGATTATTACAAACAGCTACCAAAAGGCGCGGCTGTTTTTGCAAAGAGTGGATGCCGCCGCGGTCTTTGTAAATGCCTCCACCCGCTTCACCGACGGTTATCAGTTCGGATTTGGAGCGGAGATCGGAATCAGTACACAAAAACTTCACGCGCGGGGCCCCATGGGCCTTGAGGAGCTTACTTCAATCAAGTACATCATTTTTGGGGACGGTCAGATCCGCACTTAA